A single region of the Streptomyces sp. NBC_00236 genome encodes:
- a CDS encoding peptidoglycan D,D-transpeptidase FtsI family protein, which yields MPSQEPPRRRVPGPARPRNAAGRSGRPRPAARPEPRRRPSSAAPRGRTPRSRSGRPLRLGSPRPRLRLVSLALTLVMIAFVVRLLQVQAVDANAYAAKAEKNRYLSYTVAAERGEITDRGGIALATSVDAYDITADPKMFTPEDSKAPDAPQQAAALLAPILGVDAAELTKKLSKPKSRYAVLARRQTPQVWTQIKDLKSVFAEKAQKDRAAGGPGANVLAGVFQESTTKRVYPNGGLAAGILGYVNAEGKGAGGLESQLETELAGEDGTIKYAQSGGRRVPTAGTKEVPAVAGSDIELTIDRDIQWAAQKAISDQVAKSKADRGYVIVQNTRTGEVLAMANAPGFDPNDLSQADAASLGNAALQDVYEPGSTSKVMSMAAVLEEGVATPGTHVTVPNRLHRGDRLFKDDIDHPTWYLTLNGVLAKSSNIGTILATGQLGKTQAESNKVLHSYLRKFGIGSPTGLGYPGETAGILAKPQDWSTSQQYTIPFGQGLSLNAMQAASIYSTIANGGVRIEPTLVRGTKGADGRFTAAEAPEQTRVVSEKTARTLASMLESVVGDEEGTGTKAKIPGYRVAGKTGTANRVDPVRGGYHGYTASFAGFAPADNPQITVYCAIQNPTKGSYFGGQICGPIYKQVMEFALKTLQTAPTGSEPARLPVSFKPGE from the coding sequence GTGCCCTCCCAGGAACCACCGCGCCGGCGGGTGCCCGGCCCCGCGCGCCCGCGCAACGCGGCGGGCCGCTCCGGCCGCCCCCGGCCCGCCGCCCGCCCCGAGCCGCGACGACGGCCCTCGTCCGCAGCACCGCGCGGACGGACCCCGCGCTCCCGCTCCGGCCGGCCGCTGCGCCTCGGCAGCCCAAGGCCGCGGCTGCGGCTCGTCAGCCTGGCGCTGACCCTGGTCATGATCGCGTTCGTCGTCCGGCTCCTCCAGGTGCAGGCCGTCGACGCCAACGCGTACGCGGCGAAGGCGGAGAAGAACCGCTACCTCAGCTACACCGTCGCCGCCGAGCGCGGCGAGATCACCGACCGCGGCGGCATCGCGCTGGCCACCAGCGTCGACGCGTACGACATCACCGCCGACCCCAAGATGTTCACTCCCGAGGACAGCAAGGCACCCGACGCACCCCAGCAGGCCGCCGCTCTCCTCGCGCCGATCCTCGGTGTCGACGCGGCCGAACTGACCAAGAAGCTGTCCAAGCCCAAGAGCCGGTACGCGGTGCTGGCCCGCAGGCAGACCCCGCAGGTCTGGACGCAGATCAAGGACCTCAAGTCCGTCTTCGCCGAGAAGGCCCAGAAGGACAGGGCGGCAGGCGGCCCCGGTGCCAATGTGCTCGCCGGCGTCTTCCAGGAGTCGACCACCAAGCGCGTCTACCCCAACGGCGGGCTCGCCGCCGGGATACTGGGATACGTCAACGCCGAGGGCAAGGGCGCGGGCGGCCTCGAATCGCAGCTGGAGACGGAGCTCGCGGGCGAGGACGGCACGATCAAGTACGCCCAGTCCGGCGGTCGCCGGGTGCCCACCGCGGGCACCAAGGAGGTCCCCGCCGTCGCCGGCTCCGACATCGAGCTGACCATCGACCGCGACATCCAGTGGGCGGCCCAGAAGGCCATCTCCGACCAGGTGGCGAAGTCCAAGGCCGACCGCGGCTACGTCATCGTGCAGAACACCCGCACCGGCGAGGTCCTCGCCATGGCCAACGCGCCGGGCTTCGACCCCAACGACCTCTCGCAGGCCGACGCCGCCTCACTGGGCAACGCGGCGCTCCAGGACGTGTACGAGCCCGGCTCCACCAGCAAGGTCATGTCGATGGCCGCCGTGCTGGAGGAGGGTGTCGCAACCCCGGGCACCCATGTCACGGTCCCCAACCGCCTGCACCGCGGTGACCGGCTCTTCAAGGACGACATCGACCACCCGACCTGGTACCTCACGCTCAACGGCGTACTCGCCAAGTCCAGCAACATCGGCACCATCCTGGCCACCGGTCAGCTGGGGAAGACCCAGGCCGAGTCCAACAAGGTGCTCCACTCCTACCTGCGCAAGTTCGGCATCGGTTCTCCGACCGGACTCGGCTACCCGGGTGAGACCGCCGGCATCCTCGCCAAGCCGCAGGACTGGTCGACCTCGCAGCAGTACACGATCCCGTTCGGCCAGGGCCTCTCGCTCAACGCCATGCAGGCCGCCTCGATCTACTCCACGATCGCCAACGGAGGGGTCCGGATCGAACCGACGCTCGTCCGCGGCACCAAGGGCGCCGACGGCCGCTTCACCGCTGCCGAGGCCCCCGAGCAGACCAGGGTGGTCAGCGAGAAGACCGCCAGGACGCTCGCGAGCATGCTGGAGTCGGTCGTCGGTGACGAGGAGGGCACCGGAACGAAGGCCAAGATCCCCGGCTACCGCGTCGCGGGCAAGACCGGTACGGCCAACCGAGTCGATCCGGTACGCGGCGGCTACCACGGCTACACCGCCTCCTTCGCCGGTTTCGCCCCCGCCGACAACCCTCAGATCACCGTCTACTGCGCCATCCAGAACCCCACCAAGGGCAGCTACTTCGGCGGCCAGATCTGCGGACCCATCTACAAGCAGGTCATGGAATTCGCGCTGAAGACGCTGCAGACCGCCCCCACCGGCAGCGAGCCGGCCCGGCTGCCGGTGTCCTTCAAACCCGGCGAGTGA
- the rsmH gene encoding 16S rRNA (cytosine(1402)-N(4))-methyltransferase RsmH, with protein MSQTRHVPVMLQRCLDLLAPALEAPSAQPPVVVDCTLGLGGHSEALLAAFPTARLIALDRDKEALRLSGERLAPYGDRATLVHAVYDELPEVLDRLGVPKVQGVLFDLGVSSMQLDEADRGFAYAQDAPLDMRMDQTTGIGAAEVLNTYPPGELVRILRAYGEEKQAKRIVSAVVREREKEPFTNSARLVELIRDSLPQAAKRTGGNPAKRTFQALRIEVNGELTVLERAIPAAVRSLAVGGRIAVLSYHSLEDRLVKQVFAAGAANTAPPGLPVVPERYQPRLKLLTRGAELPTEEEVAENRRAAPARLRGAQRIREEER; from the coding sequence ATGAGCCAGACCCGACACGTCCCGGTGATGCTCCAGCGGTGCCTGGACCTGTTGGCCCCGGCTCTGGAGGCGCCGAGCGCGCAGCCGCCCGTGGTCGTCGACTGCACCCTGGGCCTCGGCGGACACAGCGAGGCGCTGCTCGCCGCCTTTCCCACCGCCCGGCTGATCGCGCTCGACCGGGACAAGGAGGCGCTGCGGCTCTCCGGCGAACGGCTCGCCCCGTACGGCGACCGCGCCACACTGGTGCACGCCGTCTACGACGAACTGCCCGAGGTGCTCGACCGGCTCGGCGTCCCCAAGGTGCAGGGCGTCCTGTTCGACCTCGGCGTCTCCTCCATGCAGCTGGACGAGGCCGACCGCGGATTCGCGTACGCCCAGGACGCCCCGCTCGACATGCGGATGGACCAGACGACCGGCATCGGCGCGGCCGAGGTGCTCAACACCTACCCGCCGGGCGAGCTGGTCAGGATCCTGCGCGCGTACGGCGAGGAGAAGCAGGCCAAGCGGATCGTCTCCGCCGTCGTGCGCGAACGTGAGAAGGAGCCCTTCACCAACAGTGCCCGGCTTGTCGAGCTGATCCGTGACTCGCTGCCCCAGGCCGCCAAGCGCACCGGCGGCAACCCCGCCAAGCGCACCTTCCAGGCGCTGCGCATCGAGGTCAACGGCGAGCTCACCGTGCTGGAGCGGGCGATCCCGGCCGCGGTGCGGAGCCTCGCCGTCGGCGGACGCATCGCCGTCCTGTCGTACCACTCGCTCGAGGACCGCCTGGTCAAGCAGGTGTTCGCGGCGGGCGCCGCCAACACCGCACCGCCCGGGCTGCCGGTCGTCCCCGAGCGTTATCAGCCACGGCTCAAGCTGCTGACCCGCGGTGCCGAACTGCCGACCGAGGAGGAGGTTGCCGAGAACCGGCGCGCCGCCCCCGCCCGGCTCCGCGGCGCCCAGCGCATCCGCGAGGAGGAGCGATGA
- a CDS encoding beta-class carbonic anhydrase, producing the protein MSTSAHSPAMDQTRTGGTVTDRLVEANVQYASEFSDPGMDAKPVLRVAVVACMDARLDLHKALGLALGDCHTVRNAGGVVTDDVIRSLSISQRALGTRSVVLIHHTNCGMESITEEFRQDLEREVGQRPAWAVEAYTDADQDVRQSMQRVRTSPFLLHTDDVRGFVFDVTTGLLREILPAS; encoded by the coding sequence ATGTCGACTTCTGCGCACTCCCCCGCCATGGACCAGACCCGCACCGGCGGCACCGTCACCGACCGCCTGGTCGAGGCGAACGTCCAGTACGCCTCCGAGTTCAGCGATCCCGGCATGGACGCGAAGCCCGTGCTGCGCGTCGCGGTCGTTGCCTGCATGGACGCCCGGCTCGACCTGCACAAGGCACTCGGCCTGGCGCTCGGCGACTGTCACACCGTCCGCAACGCCGGCGGCGTGGTCACCGACGACGTCATCCGCTCGCTGTCGATCAGCCAGCGGGCCCTCGGCACGCGCAGCGTGGTGCTGATCCACCACACCAACTGCGGCATGGAGTCGATCACCGAGGAGTTCCGTCAGGACCTGGAGAGGGAGGTCGGCCAGCGGCCGGCCTGGGCGGTGGAGGCCTACACCGACGCGGACCAGGACGTGCGGCAGTCGATGCAGCGGGTCCGCACCTCGCCGTTCCTGCTGCACACCGACGACGTGCGCGGTTTCGTCTTCGACGTGACCACCGGTCTGCTGCGCGAGATCCTTCCGGCTTCCTGA
- a CDS encoding AAA family ATPase: protein MTTYDDRASLTDLTTTAERVRRSVEGVIEGKPEVVRLSLTVLLAEGHLLIEDVPGVGKTMLAKALARSIDCSVRRIQFTPDLLPSDITGVSIFDQQRRDFEFKPGAIFAQIVIGDEINRASPKTQSALLESMEERQVTIDGHTYELPDPFMVVATQNPVEMEGTYPLPEAQRDRFMARVSIGYPSAEAELQMLDVHGGVSPLDDLQPVAHAHDIVKLIEAVRAVHVAEAVRRYAVQLVGATRNHPDLRLGASPRATLHLLRAAKASAALSGRDYCLPDDVQALAVAVLAHRLLPTAQAQLNRRTAEQVVLEILQQTPVPTASGGAAVPAPQHQPGAVYGGRQQPGARRL from the coding sequence GTGACGACCTATGACGATCGAGCGAGCCTCACAGATCTGACCACCACAGCGGAGCGGGTACGCAGGTCGGTGGAAGGTGTGATCGAGGGCAAGCCCGAGGTCGTACGCCTTTCGCTGACCGTGCTGCTCGCGGAGGGCCATCTCCTGATCGAGGACGTCCCCGGCGTGGGCAAGACCATGCTGGCCAAGGCGCTGGCACGGTCCATCGACTGCTCGGTGCGACGCATCCAGTTCACACCGGACCTGCTGCCCTCCGACATCACCGGTGTGTCCATCTTCGATCAGCAGCGGCGCGACTTCGAGTTCAAACCGGGCGCGATCTTCGCCCAGATCGTGATCGGCGACGAGATCAACCGCGCCTCGCCCAAGACCCAGTCCGCGCTGCTGGAGTCGATGGAGGAGCGTCAGGTCACCATCGACGGGCACACCTACGAGCTGCCCGACCCCTTCATGGTCGTGGCCACCCAGAACCCGGTGGAGATGGAGGGCACGTATCCGCTGCCCGAGGCCCAGCGCGACCGGTTCATGGCCCGGGTGTCGATCGGCTATCCCAGCGCCGAGGCCGAGCTGCAGATGCTCGACGTGCACGGCGGTGTCTCACCGCTCGACGACCTCCAGCCGGTGGCGCACGCCCACGACATCGTCAAGCTGATCGAGGCGGTGCGCGCGGTCCACGTCGCCGAAGCCGTCCGGCGGTACGCGGTGCAGCTCGTCGGGGCCACCCGGAACCACCCCGACCTCAGGCTCGGCGCATCACCGCGGGCCACCCTGCACCTGCTGCGCGCCGCCAAGGCCTCCGCGGCTCTGAGCGGGCGGGACTACTGCCTGCCGGACGACGTGCAGGCCCTCGCCGTCGCGGTGCTCGCCCACCGGCTGCTGCCCACCGCACAGGCCCAGCTGAACCGCCGCACCGCCGAACAGGTGGTCCTGGAGATCCTTCAGCAGACCCCCGTCCCGACCGCGTCGGGCGGAGCGGCCGTCCCGGCGCCCCAGCACCAGCCGGGTGCGGTGTACGGCGGCCGGCAGCAGCCGGGCGCACGGCGGCTCTGA
- a CDS encoding DUF58 domain-containing protein, which translates to MAAGGPPAMDDSDSKGGLRAALGGLTTRGRSFLAAGVAAAVCAYVLGQGDLLRVGLLLAVLPLVCVTALFRTRYQVAGTRRLSPSRVPAGSEARVHLRMDNVSRLPTGLLMLQDRVPYVLGPRPRFVLDRVEANGRREVSYRVRSDLRGRYPLGPLQLRLSDPFGMCELTRSFSAYDTLVVIPRTEPLPPVRLAGEASGYGEGRQRSPALAGEDDVIPRGYRHGDDLRRVHWRSTARYGELMVRREEQPQRARCTVLLDTRRIAFQGTGPDSAFEWAVSGAASALVHMLERGFAVRLVTDDGTEVPGASGFSGSTQDTADSAGLMMDTLAVVDHSDGEGLARAYDVLRGGDEGLLIAFLGDLDDEQAAVAARMRQRGGGAVAFVLDSAAWVHGATPASDAAREQRLRLLRESGWTAVAVGPGTDLARLWQQASHQGSLTGSAAMGGTTGGTTGFSGGWS; encoded by the coding sequence ATGGCCGCCGGGGGGCCGCCCGCCATGGACGACAGCGACAGCAAGGGCGGTCTGCGGGCCGCCCTGGGCGGCCTGACCACGCGCGGCCGGTCCTTCCTCGCGGCCGGTGTGGCCGCCGCGGTCTGCGCCTACGTGCTGGGCCAGGGGGATCTCCTGCGGGTCGGTCTGCTGCTCGCCGTACTGCCGCTGGTCTGTGTGACGGCCCTGTTCCGGACCCGCTACCAGGTCGCCGGCACCCGCCGGCTCTCGCCGTCCCGGGTGCCCGCGGGCTCCGAGGCGCGGGTCCATCTGCGGATGGACAACGTCTCGCGGCTGCCCACAGGCCTGCTCATGCTCCAGGACCGGGTGCCGTACGTGCTCGGACCGCGGCCCCGCTTCGTCCTGGACCGGGTGGAGGCGAACGGCCGGCGCGAGGTGTCGTACCGGGTGCGGTCGGATCTGCGCGGGCGCTACCCGCTCGGTCCCCTGCAGCTGCGGCTGAGCGATCCTTTCGGGATGTGCGAGCTGACGCGCTCGTTCAGCGCGTACGACACGCTCGTCGTCATCCCGCGGACCGAACCGCTGCCCCCGGTGCGGCTGGCGGGCGAGGCATCCGGTTACGGCGAGGGGCGGCAGCGCTCGCCGGCGCTGGCGGGTGAGGACGACGTCATCCCGCGCGGCTACCGGCACGGCGACGACCTCCGCCGTGTCCACTGGCGCTCCACCGCGCGCTACGGCGAGCTGATGGTGCGCCGCGAGGAGCAGCCGCAGCGGGCCAGATGCACGGTGCTGCTGGACACGCGCCGAATCGCCTTCCAGGGCACGGGGCCCGACTCGGCGTTCGAGTGGGCCGTCTCCGGCGCGGCCTCCGCGCTCGTGCACATGCTGGAACGGGGTTTCGCGGTCCGGCTGGTGACCGACGACGGCACGGAGGTACCGGGCGCGAGCGGCTTCTCCGGCTCCACCCAGGACACGGCCGACTCGGCCGGACTGATGATGGACACCCTCGCCGTCGTCGACCACTCCGACGGCGAGGGCCTCGCCCGGGCGTACGACGTGCTCCGCGGCGGCGACGAGGGCCTGCTGATCGCCTTCCTCGGCGATCTGGACGACGAACAGGCCGCGGTGGCGGCGCGCATGCGACAGCGCGGCGGTGGGGCCGTCGCCTTCGTCCTGGACAGCGCCGCCTGGGTGCACGGCGCAACGCCCGCCTCCGACGCGGCCCGCGAGCAGCGGCTCCGGCTGCTGCGCGAGTCGGGATGGACGGCGGTTGCGGTCGGGCCGGGCACGGATCTGGCCCGGCTGTGGCAGCAGGCGAGCCATCAGGGTTCGCTGACCGGGTCCGCCGCGATGGGCGGCACGACCGGCGGCACGACGGGATTCTCCGGTGGTTGGTCATGA
- a CDS encoding DUF3488 and transglutaminase-like domain-containing protein, which produces MSGRGRLALCAYAATLMAACSMLPLVDPYAWIVQAAFLLAIQCGVGALGRRVPLPRAATVAAQALVLVVLLTVAFARQEALAGFLPGPQSVQRLADLLTVGADDVGRYAIPAPDTAGIRLMLVGGVLLIGLAVDALAVTFRSAAPAGLPLLALYSVAAGLSDGGADWLWFLLAACGYLLLLLAEGRDRLSQWGRVFAGAAAARGRGHASGIGAQGGGALAPVRTGRRIGAFALGIALVVPAALPALDSGLLAGTGGGNGKGRGGGTISAVNPLVSLQNDLNQPENREVMSYRTNSTGAQDFYLRILALDQFNGSEWRASTRRLKDVPKRLPNPPGLSPDVAVTEISTNISASPSYKQTYLPLPYPATEVRVDGRWRFEPEGRTLVGDDGETTGGAQYGVSSLIVQPTAGQLASAGEVPAALLREYTQVPGSLPKVVRATADEVTKGSANSYEQAVKLQNYFASEGGFTYDTSVNSGTGSAAIGRFLNDRRGFCVHFSFTMAAMARTLGIPARVAVGFTPGTAQSDGSMSVGLRDAHAWPELYFEGIGWTRFEPTPTRGSLPSYTLPDAPSGDSADPARPETEASAAVPVAPSASDSCPAQTGGQGECGSSALPGAAAPTDTGTSAGTVLGVVLVAVLVLLLPLLPMFWRMRVRARRLGSSTGRTPADATARTLAAWQEITDTAWDHGIEPDESLTPRKAAARVVRAGELDPEVAEAVHRVAGAVEQVLYAPEPRPVSGLAEDAQAVRAGLRGSVGRFARFRATVAPRSAVRVVWAVSERRAALAGRWRAPQRPAWLRLPSRQQG; this is translated from the coding sequence ATGAGCGGTCGTGGTCGGCTGGCGCTGTGCGCCTATGCGGCGACGCTGATGGCGGCGTGTTCGATGCTGCCACTGGTCGACCCCTACGCCTGGATCGTGCAGGCCGCGTTCCTGCTGGCCATCCAGTGCGGCGTGGGCGCGCTCGGCCGGCGGGTGCCGCTGCCGCGGGCGGCGACCGTCGCCGCTCAGGCACTGGTCCTGGTGGTGCTGTTGACCGTGGCGTTCGCCCGTCAGGAGGCGCTGGCGGGCTTCCTGCCCGGACCGCAGTCGGTGCAGCGGCTCGCCGACCTGCTGACCGTGGGTGCGGACGACGTCGGGCGGTACGCCATCCCGGCACCGGACACGGCGGGCATCCGGCTGATGCTGGTGGGCGGCGTGCTGCTGATCGGGCTCGCGGTGGACGCGCTGGCGGTCACGTTCCGCAGCGCCGCGCCGGCCGGGCTGCCCCTGCTGGCCCTCTACTCCGTCGCCGCCGGTCTCTCCGACGGTGGCGCGGACTGGCTGTGGTTCCTGCTGGCCGCCTGCGGCTATCTCCTCCTCCTGCTGGCCGAGGGCCGCGACCGGCTCTCCCAGTGGGGGCGGGTCTTCGCCGGGGCCGCCGCGGCCCGGGGCCGAGGTCATGCCTCCGGCATCGGCGCCCAGGGCGGCGGGGCGCTCGCCCCGGTGCGCACCGGGCGTCGCATCGGCGCGTTCGCCCTGGGCATCGCGCTGGTCGTGCCCGCGGCCCTGCCCGCGCTCGACAGCGGGCTGCTGGCCGGTACGGGCGGCGGCAACGGCAAGGGGCGCGGTGGCGGCACCATCTCCGCCGTGAACCCGCTGGTCTCCCTGCAGAACGACCTCAACCAGCCGGAGAACCGGGAGGTGATGTCGTACCGCACCAACTCGACCGGTGCGCAGGACTTCTACCTCCGCATCCTGGCCCTTGACCAGTTCAACGGGAGCGAATGGCGGGCCTCGACCCGCCGGCTGAAGGACGTTCCGAAACGGCTCCCGAACCCGCCCGGTCTGTCGCCGGACGTCGCCGTGACGGAGATCAGTACGAACATCTCCGCGTCGCCTTCCTACAAGCAGACCTACCTGCCGCTCCCCTACCCGGCGACCGAGGTGAGGGTCGACGGGCGCTGGCGGTTCGAGCCCGAGGGCCGCACCCTGGTCGGGGACGACGGCGAGACGACCGGCGGGGCGCAGTACGGGGTCTCCAGCCTGATCGTGCAGCCGACAGCCGGACAGCTCGCGAGCGCGGGCGAGGTTCCGGCAGCCCTGCTCCGCGAGTACACCCAGGTGCCCGGCTCGCTGCCCAAGGTGGTCCGGGCGACGGCCGACGAGGTCACGAAGGGCTCCGCCAACTCCTACGAGCAGGCGGTGAAGCTGCAGAACTACTTCGCCTCCGAGGGCGGCTTCACCTACGACACCTCGGTGAACTCGGGTACCGGCAGCGCGGCGATCGGCCGGTTCCTGAACGACCGGCGGGGCTTTTGCGTCCACTTCTCGTTCACCATGGCGGCGATGGCCCGGACGCTGGGCATCCCGGCCCGGGTCGCCGTCGGCTTCACGCCCGGCACGGCGCAGTCGGACGGTTCGATGTCGGTCGGTCTGCGTGATGCGCATGCCTGGCCGGAGCTGTACTTCGAGGGCATCGGCTGGACCCGCTTCGAGCCCACGCCGACACGTGGCTCGCTGCCGTCGTACACCCTGCCGGACGCCCCGTCCGGCGACTCCGCCGATCCGGCCCGGCCGGAGACGGAGGCCTCGGCAGCGGTGCCGGTCGCACCGTCCGCCTCGGACAGCTGCCCGGCGCAGACGGGCGGGCAGGGCGAGTGCGGCAGCTCGGCTCTTCCGGGTGCCGCCGCGCCCACGGACACGGGGACGTCGGCGGGCACCGTGCTCGGAGTGGTCCTGGTGGCCGTCCTCGTGCTGTTGCTCCCGCTGCTGCCCATGTTCTGGCGTATGCGGGTACGGGCCCGGAGGCTGGGCTCCTCCACCGGGCGCACCCCGGCGGACGCGACCGCGAGAACGCTGGCGGCCTGGCAGGAGATCACCGACACCGCCTGGGACCACGGCATCGAGCCGGACGAGTCGCTGACCCCGCGGAAGGCCGCGGCCCGGGTGGTACGGGCGGGTGAGCTGGACCCGGAGGTGGCCGAGGCGGTGCACCGGGTGGCGGGCGCGGTGGAGCAGGTGCTCTACGCGCCGGAGCCGCGGCCGGTGTCGGGGCTCGCGGAGGATGCGCAGGCGGTACGGGCGGGCCTGCGGGGCTCCGTCGGCCGGTTCGCCCGGTTCCGCGCGACAGTGGCACCACGCTCGGCCGTACGGGTGGTGTGGGCGGTGTCGGAGCGCCGGGCGGCCCTGGCCGGCCGATGGCGGGCGCCGCAGCGGCCCGCGTGGCTCCGCCTCCCGTCCCGCCAGCAGGGCTGA
- a CDS encoding DUF3040 domain-containing protein, whose amino-acid sequence MPLSEHEQRMLEQMERALYAEDPKFATALEGSGLRTYTRRRVYQAVAGFLVGIALLMAGMVAQQIWISVVGFLVMLGCAVLAVTGWRKAPKPGEQQAVRAGGAEPRRQPKQRRSVMNRIEQRWQRRRDEQGQ is encoded by the coding sequence GTGCCGCTCTCGGAGCACGAGCAGCGAATGCTCGAGCAAATGGAGCGAGCGCTGTACGCCGAAGATCCCAAGTTCGCGACAGCGCTCGAGGGAAGTGGGCTGCGTACATACACCCGGCGACGGGTCTACCAGGCAGTTGCTGGCTTTCTGGTGGGAATCGCGCTCCTCATGGCCGGAATGGTCGCCCAGCAGATCTGGATCAGCGTGGTGGGGTTCCTCGTCATGCTGGGCTGCGCGGTGCTCGCGGTGACGGGTTGGCGCAAGGCGCCGAAACCGGGCGAGCAACAGGCAGTCCGCGCGGGTGGCGCGGAGCCGCGCCGACAGCCCAAACAGCGCAGGTCCGTGATGAACCGGATCGAACAGCGGTGGCAGCGCCGCCGTGATGAGCAGGGCCAGTAA
- a CDS encoding class I SAM-dependent methyltransferase, translated as MSDQLRPRASLRTAVVWEVLKDALDRQVKATGRDVLDVLDTGGGTGNFAVPVARLGHRVTVVDPSPNALFALERRAAEAGVADRVNGVQGDILGLFDVVGRGGYDAVLCHGVLEYVDDPAEGVRHAVEALRPSGALSLLAAGLGGAVLARALAGHFTEARHALSDPDGRWGEGDPVPRRYTAEQLTELVEGADIEVGAVHGVRVFADLVPGVLVDTEPGAMEALLKLETAAAELSAFHAVATQLHVLGTKRA; from the coding sequence GTGTCGGACCAGCTGCGCCCCCGCGCCTCCCTCCGTACCGCTGTGGTCTGGGAGGTCCTCAAAGACGCTCTCGACCGGCAGGTCAAGGCGACCGGCAGGGACGTCCTGGACGTACTGGACACGGGTGGCGGTACGGGCAACTTCGCCGTTCCCGTCGCACGTCTGGGCCACCGGGTCACCGTCGTCGACCCGAGCCCCAACGCGCTGTTCGCGCTGGAGCGCCGTGCGGCCGAGGCCGGGGTCGCCGACCGGGTCAACGGAGTCCAGGGAGACATCCTCGGCCTGTTCGACGTGGTCGGGCGCGGGGGATACGACGCCGTGCTCTGCCACGGAGTCCTGGAGTACGTGGACGATCCCGCCGAGGGCGTGCGGCACGCGGTGGAGGCGCTCCGCCCGTCCGGAGCGCTCAGCCTGCTCGCCGCCGGACTCGGTGGCGCGGTCCTGGCGCGGGCGCTCGCGGGCCACTTCACCGAGGCGCGCCACGCGCTCAGCGACCCGGACGGCCGATGGGGCGAGGGCGACCCGGTGCCCCGGCGGTACACGGCGGAGCAGCTCACCGAGCTCGTCGAGGGCGCGGACATCGAGGTCGGAGCGGTCCACGGGGTACGTGTCTTCGCCGACCTGGTGCCGGGGGTCCTGGTGGACACCGAGCCCGGCGCGATGGAGGCCCTGCTCAAGCTGGAGACGGCGGCCGCTGAGCTGTCCGCGTTCCATGCGGTGGCCACCCAGCTGCACGTCCTGGGCACCAAGCGGGCCTGA
- a CDS encoding SAV_6107 family HEPN domain-containing protein: MAHSSAAAAPRRRADGPAPSPTGPAHDVHPVLRRTSAPPAALDLLAQARAGLEEAAVLDVPNERYATAHLAALRTAAAVLAVRGRPETSPRRRERIRSAWEVLPEIAPELTEWSALFASGARRRARAEAGIPGAAGRRDADDLLRDAAMFLRLVERLLVLQPVLPQPRAERSDAG; this comes from the coding sequence ATGGCCCACTCGTCCGCAGCAGCCGCCCCGCGACGCCGCGCAGACGGCCCTGCCCCCTCACCGACCGGCCCGGCGCACGACGTCCATCCCGTACTCCGGCGCACCTCGGCGCCGCCCGCCGCCCTCGATCTCCTCGCCCAGGCCCGCGCCGGCCTGGAAGAGGCAGCTGTTCTCGATGTGCCGAACGAGCGCTACGCCACCGCCCATCTCGCCGCGCTGCGCACCGCGGCCGCGGTGCTCGCCGTCCGCGGGCGCCCCGAGACCTCCCCACGGCGGCGGGAGCGGATCCGCAGCGCCTGGGAGGTCCTGCCGGAGATCGCCCCCGAGCTCACCGAATGGAGCGCGCTCTTCGCCTCCGGCGCCCGCCGCCGGGCCCGGGCGGAAGCCGGCATACCCGGCGCGGCCGGCCGGCGCGACGCGGACGACCTGCTGCGCGACGCGGCGATGTTCCTTCGCCTGGTGGAGCGGCTGCTGGTGCTCCAGCCGGTCCTTCCGCAGCCCCGCGCGGAACGGTCCGATGCGGGATGA